The genomic interval TGCCTGGGTGAAGCCTGACGAAATCTGCAAGATGACCGACGCCGTGATCCGGCTCTGGCGCGACAACGGTGAGCGGGACAAGCGCCCCAAAGGCCGCTTCCGCCTCTATCTGGATCAGGTGGGCCACGACGTGTTCCGCGGCCAAGTGGAAGAACTCTTCGGTCCGCTGACACCGGATCCTGGCTCCGTGTTCAACACCACGCCGCGCTCCCACTACGGATTCCATCCCCAGAAACAGGAGGGCCTGTCCTACGCCGGTCTGCACGTTCCAGTCGGCCGCCTGACCGCCCAGGATCTTCAGGATTTGGCCACCGCCAGCCTCAATTACGGCAGCGGCGAAGTGCGTCTCACGGAAGATCAGAACGTCATTCTGGTGGGACTGGCCAACGACAAACGGGAAGCCTTGAAGGCCGATGCCCTCGTGCAGCGCTTCCCTCTGGAACCCGGTCACATCTCGGCTGGAACGGTGTCCTGCACCGGCAACACCTACTGCGGCTTTGCCCTGACCAACACCAAAGACCAAGCCCTTGAAGCAGCCAAGGAACTCGACCAGGAACTCAATCTTCCCGACGAGCTGAAAATCCATTGGACCGGCTGCCCCAACACCTGCGGACAGGCCTACATGGGTGCCATCGGCCTCACCGGCACCAAGGCAAAAAACAGTGAGGGAGTCATGGGTGAGGGCTACACGATGACCATCGGCGGTTCCCAAGGCGCCAACCCAAGCATCGGCGAAATCCACCGCAAGGCCATCCCCGCCGATGAGATCAAGGCAGCTCTGAAAGAGGTGTTGATCGACAAATTCGGGGCCACCCCGAAGGCCTGATCGCTCCCATCGCCGTGACGCTTCCTTTTGAAGTCACGGCTCCAACGCAACGACCACTCCCCCCTCACCGTCATGGCCAACCGCAACGACGTGTTCTCTCGTTTCGTCAACTGGCTTAGCGCCAGTGGTCGCGACGGAGCCGCCATCAACCGTCAGGGCGGCAGCCCTGATCTGTTCTCCCGCCTGATGAACCGCATCAGCGGCTGACATCAAACCTTCGTCCAACTCTCAATCTCAACCGATGGACTACGTCCTACCTAATGAGCTTGTCGACGGCATGATTGCCGCCGGCGGCAAAAAATCAACGGTCAGCGTGAAGAACCTGCTGATCCGCGGCTTTTACTCCGGAGCCATCCTTGGCCTGGCAGTGATCCTGGCCCTCACCGTGGGCATCACCGTGAAAGCGCCCTTCGTCGGCTCGCTGCTGTTCCCCTTCGGCTTCGCCAGCATCGTGCTGTTCGGCATGGAGCTGGTCACCGGTAACTTTGCGCTGCTGCCGATGGCCACCTGGGCTGGCAAAAGCACCTGGGGCGCCACCTTCCGCAATTGGGTCTGGGTCTGGATCGGGAACTGGATCGGCACCGCAGTTGTGGCCGTGATCATGGCGATCAGCCTCACCAGCGGCACCATGGATGGCGCTGCTGACAATGTCGGCCCGCCGATCTGGGACGCCGTGGCCCAGAAGATCATGGCTCTCAATCAAATCAACGTTGAGAAGAAGTACGAGGCCCTGGGAAGCATGGGCTTTTTCCTCGCCTTCCTGCGCGGACTGGTGGCCAACTGGCTGGTCTGCCTTGGCGTAACCATGGCTCTGGTGAGCAAGAGCGTTCCCGGCAAAATCCTGGCCTGCTGGCTTCCGATCACGGCCTTCCAATCGATGGGCATGGAGCACATCGTGGTGAACCAGTTCCTGCACACCGCTGGGCCGATCCTTGGTTCAGGTGTCCCCTTCACCAAGGTGATCTTCTGGAACTTCCTGCCGGTCACCCTGGGCAACATCGTGGGCGGCATGGTGTTCATCGGCATGCTCTTCTACAGCACCCATCGCACTCAGATGGAGAACGTGCTGCCCACCGAGCACGATGAAAAGCTGGAGCGTGAGCTCGCTGCAGAACTGGGTGCCCGCTGATCCATCCATGAACGACGAAGCCGTTCTCTGGGAACGGCTCGCTCGATCACGACGCGCTCCTTTGGAGCCCGCTTGGCTGGGGGAGGTCTACTCCCCCAGCCTTTCTGTTGATCTGCGGCGAGCCCTCTGCGAAAAACTGGGGATGCAAGCCGAGCGCGGCTGGCCCGTCATCCAAGAACTTCTCGCCAGCCATGGGGTTCTGCCCGATTTAGTCATGGCTGCAGGGCTGTGCCACCAGAGCGAAGCCCGCGATTGGTTGTTGGTTCAACTCGAGCAAACCTCGGACAACGAGGACGCCAACCTGATGGTGGTTCAGGCTCTGGCCTGCTGGGGAGCCGACGTTCCAGAATCAGTTGTAGTGAATTGCCTGCATCACCCAGGCCAACTGCACCGCCTCGCCGGTCTGCAACTGCTCAGCTTCCGGTCCCACTGCCTCGACGACGGCGAACTGCTGCAGTTCTGCCAAGAGGTCTTGAATGATTTTCGCGATCCAGTCGTTGTGGCTGCCATTCGGGTTCTGCAACGCCGCGATGGCGTGTTGATCAGCGAAAAGCTGGCAGAACTGTGTCGCAACGGTTCCCTCCCTGTTGCAGAGGCAGCATTCCGCGCGCTGGGTTGCATCGCCACACCTGCCAGTCAGCGCTGTCTGCTGGAACTGAGCGAAGAACTAAATGACGACACTCGAAGGAAGATGGCAAGCACCCAGCTGAGCCAACAGTTTCGCCAATAAAAAAGCCCCGCTGTTGCGGGGCCTTGATGTCTTTAATCAAGACAACTGGTTGTTCACCACTTTTTGTAAGGCAGAAACTTGCCGCACATGGTGATTTTGACCCGATCACCTTTGGGATCTTCCACTTTGTCGACATCGAGGGTGAAATCGATCGCGCTCATGATGCCATCACCAAAATGCTCCTGGATGACATCCTTCAGAGGCATTCCATAAACCTGCATGATCTCGTAGAAGCGATAGATCAAGGGATCGGTGGGGATCACAGGATCAAGACTTCCCTTGGTGGGGAACTCCTGCAAAGCCGCAGTGATGGCCGGATCAAGGGAGAGAAGCGCAGCCAGCTTGTCAGCCTCTTCCTTGGAAGCCGTGGCTTGACCGTAGAACAATGAAGCAATCCAGACCTCATCAAGGCCCATGGCCGCTTCCAGATCGGCAAAGCTCATTCCCTTGGCTTTCTTGGCAGCCATCAAGCTGGCTGTGACGGTCTCCTGAGAAGGAGCTGACAACGACGGGGTCGAAGGAACAGCTGAAACAGTCATGATTAAACGAAAAGTTGTTATAGCCGCCTCAAAAAAAGCGTCCCGAACCGGAACGTCTCAGCAGCTCAGAAACTGTTGCGCAAACACTGACTTAACAATGAAGCATCAACTACAAAACAACAGCCTGTTTTGAAGCAATCGGCACAGCCAACAGGCTCGTGGTGCGAGTGAAATTGGATTCAAAGAAGAATATCGATGAGCCAATTTTTCCAATCCATGGCAACCCTGCTTCAGGGTCAATTCCTCCCAGCAACCACAGCACCCCAACTGATGCTGGAACGGCTCTATTACGCCGATGGCCGCCACCACCCGGAGCATCCACGTCATGGCAGCTTCGAGGGGCTATCCCGTCTAGGCGGGCCCTGAGCTTTCGTAGCAATTGCTACCCCTGCCGGGTGAGTCGCTCCTGAAGACTGGCCACAGCTTGAGGCCGGACCTTTGACGAGCGCAGTTCTCTCCGGCCGCGACCGCTTCAAACAGCACCTGCGCAAGGTGGGAAGCGGTGAACACACCAGCAAGGGCATGAGTCGCGAGGAAGCGGCTGATGCCATGGAGCTGATGTTGCAGGGCGCAGCGACGCCCGCACAAATCGGCGCCTTTCTGATTGCCCATCGCATCCGACGGCCCGAACCCCAAGAACTCACGGGGATGCTCGACACCTACCGAACCCATGGGCCGGTGCTGCAGTCGATGGCCGGCAGTCGAGCACCGCTGTGTTTCGGCATGCCCTACGACGGACGCACGCGGACAGCACCGATTTACCCGCTCACCACATTGGTGCTTCTGGCCTGTGACCAGCCGGTGGTTCTGCAGGGCGGTGACCGGATGCCGATCAAATACGGCGTCACCGCTGTTGATCTGTTCCGCCTTCTCAATCTCGACCTCTCAGGCCTGCCGATCAGCGCCGTTGTAGACGGGTTCCAGCAAAACGGCTTCGCCCTGATCCATCAACCGGATCACTTCCCCATCGCGGAAACACTGATCGGTTACCGCGAAGAACTGGGCAAGCGTCCCCCGGTCGCCAGCCTGGAATTGCTCTGGACTCCCCATCAAGGCGACCACCTTCTCGTCAGTGGCTTTGTGCACCCGCCAACCGAGGCCCGCGCCTGGGAAGCCCTCAAGCAAGGCGGCGAGACCGATGTCCTCACCGTGAAGGGTTTGGAAGGAGGAACCGACCTGCCCATCGGCCGTGCCTGCATCACGGCACGGGTGCGGAACGGTGAAGCAGAGCGGTTGATCCTGCATCCCCGCGACCATGGTTGCCATGACGCCGACGTGGAATGGGCTGACGAAAGCACCTGGGCCGAGCAGGCGCGGGACGCCCTGCAGAACAAAGGCCCTCTCTGCGATGCCCTGCGCTGGAATGCCGGCGCCTATTTATGGTTCTCCGGCTGCAGTGAATCCCTGGAACTGGGCATTCAACGGGCGGAATCCGTCATGCAGACGGGCCAGGCCCAAGCCACGCTGGATCAACTGTGCGCTTGGCGAAGCAGCTTGACCATCCGATAGCGCTCAAACGACACGCCTCCGATCAGGATTGTTTCCGGCGACTCCACCACCCAGCCACGACGCTGCAGCAACGATCGGCTGAGCTGGCTGGCCTCCGTTCGCAATTGCAGGACGCCGGACGCCAAAGCATCAGCCTCAATCTGGTTCAGAAGGGCACTGCCATAGCCGCGCCGCGATGCCCGACCGCGGCAGTAGAGCAGCGACAGACGGTCTTCGGGATGACGGATCGCAAAAGCTGAACCGTCCGTGGTCAGCCAACCCGAGCCATCCCGGAACGTCGCATCCAGCACACCCGGCAACCAGGCCAGGGCTGCCCAGGCTCTGACTTGTTCCTCTGAATAGAGAAGAGGGGCCTGCGATTCGATCGCGTCGGCATAGATCTCCCGCAAAAGCGATTGATCCTCCGGAGCAATCGGACGCAAAGCCATGGCAACCGCCTGTGGGAATGTGAGTCTCTCCTGCGTGGCGACAAGCTTGCAGCGTCCCCGGATTCCCACACTGCTCAGCGCATTTCTCACACTGCTCAACGACCGGCTCAGCGAAAGCATTGTTTTTCCGCTGTTGCCATTTCTCCTGGCCCAGTTCGCCCCAGATGGACGAACCCTGGGTCTGCTGGCGGGGAGCTATGCACTCGCTCAATTCCTGGTGACCCCGTTGATCGGAGCGCTGAGTGATCGTTACGGGCGCCGACCCGTGATCAGCATCTGCGTCGCAGGCTCCGTTCTTGGACTCGGACTGTTTGCAGTAACCGTTTCCCTGCCTTGGCCCAGCCAAAGCCTTCTGCCCTTGCTGATGCTGTTCGCAGCGCGGATCATTGACGGCATCAGCGGCGGTACGGCTGCAACGGCCAGCGCAGTGCTTGCCGACATCACGCCTCCCGACAAACGAGCCCGTGCCTTCGGATTAATCGGCGTGGCCTTTGGCTTGGGTTTCATCCTTGGCCCCTTCGTTGGCGGACAACTGGCCCGGGTGGCGGTGTCACTTCCCGTTTGGGTCGCCACAGGATTCGCTGCACTCAACCTCTTGGTGGTGCTCAAT from Synechococcus sp. UW69 carries:
- a CDS encoding ferredoxin--nitrite reductase; this encodes MTISSPSRPYLDGKKLNKIEQNKAAKDGLLVGSEIEKFAELGWEEVDETDLQLRLKWYGMFWRPKTPGKFMLRLRVPNGVLNADQLRVVGSIVERYGENGSCDITTRQNLQLRGVLLGDLPEILKRLTEAGLSTIQSGFDNPRNVTGNPIAGIDPNEIVDTRPYTTELQNFLTNNCQGNPEYSNLPRKWNTAVAGAKDNFLLHNDIVFHPVERDGVMGFGVWIGGVLSSQMNAYAIPLNAWVKPDEICKMTDAVIRLWRDNGERDKRPKGRFRLYLDQVGHDVFRGQVEELFGPLTPDPGSVFNTTPRSHYGFHPQKQEGLSYAGLHVPVGRLTAQDLQDLATASLNYGSGEVRLTEDQNVILVGLANDKREALKADALVQRFPLEPGHISAGTVSCTGNTYCGFALTNTKDQALEAAKELDQELNLPDELKIHWTGCPNTCGQAYMGAIGLTGTKAKNSEGVMGEGYTMTIGGSQGANPSIGEIHRKAIPADEIKAALKEVLIDKFGATPKA
- a CDS encoding formate/nitrite transporter family protein — encoded protein: MDYVLPNELVDGMIAAGGKKSTVSVKNLLIRGFYSGAILGLAVILALTVGITVKAPFVGSLLFPFGFASIVLFGMELVTGNFALLPMATWAGKSTWGATFRNWVWVWIGNWIGTAVVAVIMAISLTSGTMDGAADNVGPPIWDAVAQKIMALNQINVEKKYEALGSMGFFLAFLRGLVANWLVCLGVTMALVSKSVPGKILACWLPITAFQSMGMEHIVVNQFLHTAGPILGSGVPFTKVIFWNFLPVTLGNIVGGMVFIGMLFYSTHRTQMENVLPTEHDEKLERELAAELGAR
- a CDS encoding HEAT repeat domain-containing protein; the protein is MKSWSVSSLQNWVPADPSMNDEAVLWERLARSRRAPLEPAWLGEVYSPSLSVDLRRALCEKLGMQAERGWPVIQELLASHGVLPDLVMAAGLCHQSEARDWLLVQLEQTSDNEDANLMVVQALACWGADVPESVVVNCLHHPGQLHRLAGLQLLSFRSHCLDDGELLQFCQEVLNDFRDPVVVAAIRVLQRRDGVLISEKLAELCRNGSLPVAEAAFRALGCIATPASQRCLLELSEELNDDTRRKMASTQLSQQFRQ
- the cynS gene encoding cyanase — its product is MTVSAVPSTPSLSAPSQETVTASLMAAKKAKGMSFADLEAAMGLDEVWIASLFYGQATASKEEADKLAALLSLDPAITAALQEFPTKGSLDPVIPTDPLIYRFYEIMQVYGMPLKDVIQEHFGDGIMSAIDFTLDVDKVEDPKGDRVKITMCGKFLPYKKW
- a CDS encoding cyanate hydratase, which codes for MSQFFQSMATLLQGQFLPATTAPQLMLERLYYADGRHHPEHPRHGSFEGLSRLGGP
- a CDS encoding anthranilate phosphoribosyltransferase family protein is translated as MTSAVLSGRDRFKQHLRKVGSGEHTSKGMSREEAADAMELMLQGAATPAQIGAFLIAHRIRRPEPQELTGMLDTYRTHGPVLQSMAGSRAPLCFGMPYDGRTRTAPIYPLTTLVLLACDQPVVLQGGDRMPIKYGVTAVDLFRLLNLDLSGLPISAVVDGFQQNGFALIHQPDHFPIAETLIGYREELGKRPPVASLELLWTPHQGDHLLVSGFVHPPTEARAWEALKQGGETDVLTVKGLEGGTDLPIGRACITARVRNGEAERLILHPRDHGCHDADVEWADESTWAEQARDALQNKGPLCDALRWNAGAYLWFSGCSESLELGIQRAESVMQTGQAQATLDQLCAWRSSLTIR
- a CDS encoding GNAT family N-acetyltransferase; this translates as MALRPIAPEDQSLLREIYADAIESQAPLLYSEEQVRAWAALAWLPGVLDATFRDGSGWLTTDGSAFAIRHPEDRLSLLYCRGRASRRGYGSALLNQIEADALASGVLQLRTEASQLSRSLLQRRGWVVESPETILIGGVSFERYRMVKLLRQAHS